In the Siphonobacter curvatus genome, one interval contains:
- the lptB gene encoding LPS export ABC transporter ATP-binding protein, with amino-acid sequence MILRTENLVKKYGQRLVNDNVSYQVAQGEIVGLLGPNGAGKTTSFYMATGLVKPNSGKVYLDNLDVTNLPMYKRARLGVGYLAQEASVFRSLTVEENLLAVLELRGNLNKVERKEKMESLLEELSLTHVRKNKGQVLSGGERRRTEIARSLAVDPKFILLDEPFAGVDPIAVEEIQGIVAKLKYRNIGILITDHNVDETLSITDRAYLLFEGKILRSGTPEELAADPVVRRVYLGKHFELKRKI; translated from the coding sequence ATGATTCTTCGCACGGAAAACCTGGTAAAAAAATACGGACAGCGGCTGGTGAATGACAACGTGAGTTACCAGGTGGCTCAGGGAGAAATTGTAGGACTACTCGGACCCAACGGAGCCGGAAAGACGACCTCTTTCTACATGGCTACGGGCCTAGTGAAGCCCAACAGCGGAAAAGTATACCTCGATAATCTGGACGTAACGAATCTGCCGATGTACAAGCGGGCCCGTCTGGGCGTTGGTTATCTGGCTCAGGAAGCTTCCGTCTTTCGAAGCCTGACGGTGGAGGAGAACCTGCTGGCGGTACTCGAACTACGCGGCAATCTCAACAAGGTCGAACGCAAGGAGAAAATGGAATCGCTACTGGAAGAGCTGAGCTTAACCCACGTTAGAAAAAATAAGGGGCAGGTGCTTTCGGGGGGAGAACGTCGGCGGACGGAAATCGCCCGGAGTTTAGCGGTAGATCCCAAGTTTATTCTGCTGGATGAACCTTTTGCCGGGGTGGACCCGATTGCCGTCGAAGAAATTCAGGGGATCGTGGCCAAACTTAAATATCGTAACATCGGTATTCTCATCACCGACCACAACGTAGACGAAACCCTGTCAATCACTGACCGGGCCTATCTGCTGTTCGAAGGGAAAATCCTGCGATCCGGTACGCCCGAAGAGCTGGCCGCTGACCCGGTGGTACGGCGGGTATATCTGGGTAAACACTTTGAATTGAAACGGAAGATTTAA
- the recJ gene encoding single-stranded-DNA-specific exonuclease RecJ: protein MVEKRWTYQKLPGTTEEQQAIDSLAQAINVNSFLATLLWQRNITEFDTAKSFFRPQLSQLHDPNLMKDMDRAVERLSRAIDKGEKILIYGDYDVDGTTSVALFYGYLKTFYPNLEFYIPDRYKEGYGVQRPGIGYAAEKGFSLIVTLDCGIKSVELIAEAKSLGIDFIICDHHRPGEVLPDAVAVLDPKREDCPYPFKELTGCGVGFKLLQAYNQYHQLPVEPLFEYLDLLAISIAADIVPITGENRILAHYGLKRLNAAPRTGLQALIKAASLKPPLDITNVVFGLSPRINAAGRIKHAYDAVNLLLSEDEHEAEEFARIINVHNTDRRQFDTRITQEALEMIERDQLMKSAKSTVLFKNDWNKGVVGIVASRCIEQYYRPTIILTESNEKAAGSARSVPGFDVYEAIEACSDLLEQFGGHMYAAGLTLKVENVPAFQQRFEEVVSRKIQVEHLKPLVEVDMKLPLSAISEKFHAIISQMGPFGPENMTPVFVAEQVHLYGTPRILKEKHLKMDIRQQGSAIFSCIGFGMAHFYERLLDGRPFDLCYQIEINEFQGKRSLQLQIKDIKF, encoded by the coding sequence ATGGTTGAGAAGCGTTGGACATATCAGAAACTTCCTGGAACAACGGAAGAGCAGCAAGCCATTGATTCCCTGGCTCAGGCAATCAATGTGAACTCGTTTTTGGCAACGCTGCTCTGGCAACGAAACATCACCGAATTTGATACGGCGAAGTCGTTCTTTCGTCCACAGTTGAGTCAGTTGCACGATCCGAATCTGATGAAGGATATGGATCGGGCCGTCGAGCGTTTGAGTCGGGCGATTGACAAGGGGGAAAAAATTCTGATTTATGGCGATTATGACGTAGACGGTACTACTTCGGTGGCTTTGTTCTACGGCTATCTCAAGACATTTTATCCCAACCTCGAATTTTACATTCCGGATCGCTACAAGGAAGGGTACGGCGTTCAGCGTCCGGGTATCGGGTACGCCGCTGAAAAAGGCTTTTCGCTCATTGTCACACTCGACTGCGGGATCAAATCCGTAGAGCTGATTGCGGAAGCCAAAAGTCTGGGTATTGATTTTATCATTTGTGACCACCACCGACCCGGTGAGGTATTACCCGATGCCGTCGCCGTACTTGATCCCAAGCGGGAAGATTGTCCGTATCCGTTCAAAGAGTTAACCGGTTGTGGCGTCGGTTTCAAACTGCTGCAAGCCTACAACCAGTACCATCAGCTACCCGTTGAGCCCTTGTTCGAGTATCTGGATCTGTTGGCCATTAGTATCGCCGCCGATATCGTACCCATTACGGGCGAAAACCGGATTCTGGCTCATTACGGTTTAAAACGACTCAATGCCGCTCCGCGTACGGGTCTTCAGGCTCTCATCAAGGCCGCTTCACTAAAGCCACCGCTGGACATTACCAATGTGGTTTTTGGACTCAGCCCGCGAATCAATGCGGCCGGACGCATCAAGCATGCCTACGATGCCGTGAATCTTTTGCTGAGCGAGGATGAACACGAGGCCGAAGAATTCGCCCGAATTATCAACGTTCATAATACGGATCGCCGCCAGTTTGATACCCGAATCACCCAGGAAGCCCTGGAAATGATTGAACGGGATCAACTCATGAAGTCCGCCAAATCGACGGTACTCTTCAAAAATGACTGGAACAAAGGGGTTGTTGGTATCGTCGCAAGTCGTTGCATTGAGCAGTACTACCGGCCGACGATTATTCTTACGGAATCCAATGAAAAAGCGGCGGGTTCGGCTCGTTCGGTCCCCGGTTTTGACGTTTACGAAGCCATCGAAGCTTGTTCGGACTTACTGGAACAGTTTGGCGGCCATATGTACGCGGCGGGCTTAACGCTGAAAGTAGAAAATGTTCCAGCCTTCCAGCAACGATTTGAAGAAGTAGTATCCCGGAAAATACAGGTGGAGCATTTGAAACCACTGGTAGAGGTAGATATGAAATTACCTTTATCCGCCATTTCGGAGAAATTTCACGCCATAATCAGTCAAATGGGACCCTTTGGTCCGGAAAATATGACGCCCGTATTTGTCGCCGAACAGGTGCATTTATATGGCACACCGCGAATCCTGAAAGAAAAGCACCTGAAAATGGATATTCGCCAGCAAGGCTCGGCTATTTTCTCGTGTATCGGATTCGGCATGGCACACTTTTACGAACGATTGCTCGACGGGCGTCCCTTTGATCTCTGCTACCAGATTGAGATCAATGAGTTTCAGGGTAAACGGAGCCTTCAGTTACAGATTAAAGACATTAAGTTTTAG
- a CDS encoding NAD(P)/FAD-dependent oxidoreductase — protein MYSGIPKTSQKRVVIIGAGFGGLAVARKLATYPEIQTVLLDRNNFHQFQPLFYQVAMAGLEPSSISFPLRKAFQNRSNMHIRVTSVTSIDTERQEVETSTMGAISYDYLIIAAGAETNFFGMKNIIERALPMKSVGEALALRNRMLENFERALISDDLDERQGLMNVVVVGGGPTGVELSGTLAEMKVHILPKDYPELDFRQMQIYLVQSGGELLEPMSRQSQIKSEQYLKKLGINVMLNARVTDFDGKYVYLLDGTKLRTDNLVWTAGVKATTFEGIPSEVMGRGGRIKTNAYCQVESLPNVFAIGDIAAVMGDEKFPDGHPQLAQPAIQQGKLLAKNLIRIIRKENLVPFKYKDLGSMATVGRNLAVVDLPFLKFQGFLAWLTWMFVHLVSIVGVKNRLMIFINWVWNYITYDQSLRLIIRSKEPIIKSEVEEAEPTHVNPS, from the coding sequence ATGTATTCAGGTATTCCCAAGACATCTCAAAAGCGGGTCGTAATTATTGGAGCTGGTTTCGGCGGACTCGCCGTGGCTCGAAAACTCGCCACATACCCGGAAATTCAGACCGTATTACTTGATCGCAATAACTTTCACCAGTTTCAGCCACTATTTTATCAGGTAGCGATGGCGGGGCTGGAACCCAGTTCGATTTCATTTCCCTTACGAAAGGCTTTTCAAAATCGCTCGAATATGCACATTCGGGTGACCAGTGTAACCAGCATCGATACCGAACGGCAGGAAGTAGAAACCAGCACAATGGGGGCAATTTCGTACGATTATCTGATTATTGCGGCGGGTGCGGAAACTAACTTTTTCGGGATGAAGAATATCATCGAGCGGGCCTTACCCATGAAGTCCGTCGGTGAGGCTCTGGCCTTACGAAACCGAATGCTGGAGAATTTCGAACGGGCTTTGATTTCCGATGATCTGGACGAGCGGCAGGGGCTGATGAACGTCGTCGTGGTAGGAGGCGGGCCAACGGGCGTAGAGTTGTCCGGCACGCTGGCTGAAATGAAAGTGCACATTCTGCCCAAGGATTACCCGGAGCTGGATTTCCGGCAAATGCAGATTTATCTGGTACAATCCGGAGGAGAACTGCTGGAACCCATGTCCCGCCAGTCGCAGATTAAGTCGGAACAATACCTGAAAAAACTGGGAATCAATGTCATGCTGAATGCCCGAGTAACGGATTTCGACGGAAAATACGTGTATTTGCTCGACGGTACGAAACTTCGCACCGATAACCTGGTGTGGACAGCGGGCGTTAAAGCTACTACATTCGAAGGGATTCCCTCGGAAGTCATGGGTCGCGGGGGGCGGATCAAAACCAATGCGTATTGTCAGGTTGAAAGTCTGCCCAACGTATTTGCCATTGGTGACATTGCGGCGGTGATGGGCGACGAAAAATTTCCAGACGGTCACCCCCAGCTGGCTCAGCCGGCCATTCAGCAGGGCAAACTACTGGCCAAAAATTTAATTCGAATTATTCGGAAAGAAAACCTGGTTCCATTCAAATACAAAGATCTTGGTTCGATGGCTACGGTAGGTCGCAACCTAGCTGTAGTGGATTTACCTTTCCTGAAATTTCAGGGATTTCTGGCCTGGCTTACCTGGATGTTTGTTCACCTGGTCTCTATTGTGGGGGTGAAAAACCGTCTGATGATCTTCATTAACTGGGTCTGGAACTACATTACTTACGATCAGTCCTTACGTCTAATCATCCGTTCCAAAGAGCCCATTATCAAGTCAGAAGTTGAAGAAGCGGAGCCTACGCACGTAAATCCATCCTAA
- the bshA gene encoding N-acetyl-alpha-D-glucosaminyl L-malate synthase BshA, which produces MNIGIVCYPTFGGSGVVATELGKALAKNGHRVHFITYSQPPRLDFFNENVFYHEVFIPSYPLFQHPPYELALSSKMVEVVKNHQLDLLHVHYAIPHASAAYMAKQILRTQGIHIPVITTLHGTDITLVGKDPSFEPVVTFSINASDGVTTVSESLRKDTYDQFPIEREIEVIPNFIDLERFRKQKKDHFKTAIAPNGEKILVHISNFRKVKRIDDILRMFALLREKACVKLLLIGDGPERAGLEKLARELGISSDVRFLGKLDAIEEVLSIADLFVMPSEKESFGLAALEAMACEVPIISSDAGGIPEVNIQGKTGFISAIGDFADMAEKAAIILQDDQLPIFRAHALARAKEFDINRILPRYEFFYEKVLKQSTIAGYQVAE; this is translated from the coding sequence ATGAATATCGGCATTGTGTGCTACCCAACCTTCGGCGGAAGTGGCGTAGTAGCTACCGAGCTTGGGAAAGCACTCGCCAAAAATGGACATCGTGTTCATTTTATTACGTACAGTCAACCTCCCCGTCTGGACTTCTTTAATGAAAATGTCTTTTACCACGAGGTTTTTATTCCTTCTTACCCGCTGTTTCAGCATCCACCGTATGAATTAGCTCTTTCGAGTAAGATGGTGGAAGTAGTAAAAAATCATCAGCTCGACTTACTGCACGTGCATTACGCCATTCCGCATGCTTCTGCGGCTTATATGGCCAAGCAGATTTTACGCACGCAAGGCATCCATATTCCCGTTATTACTACACTGCATGGAACAGACATTACTTTAGTCGGAAAAGATCCATCCTTCGAGCCCGTCGTCACGTTTAGCATTAATGCTTCGGATGGCGTAACTACGGTTTCGGAAAGTTTACGGAAAGATACCTACGACCAGTTTCCTATTGAGCGGGAAATCGAAGTGATTCCGAACTTTATTGATTTAGAACGTTTCCGCAAACAGAAAAAAGACCACTTCAAAACGGCCATTGCCCCCAATGGCGAAAAGATTCTGGTTCATATTTCTAATTTCAGGAAAGTCAAACGGATTGACGACATCTTACGCATGTTTGCTCTCTTACGAGAAAAAGCCTGCGTGAAGCTTCTACTGATTGGTGATGGACCCGAACGGGCTGGTTTGGAGAAGTTGGCCCGTGAATTAGGCATTAGCTCGGACGTTCGCTTCCTGGGTAAGCTCGATGCCATCGAAGAAGTACTTTCCATTGCCGATTTATTCGTGATGCCTTCCGAAAAGGAGAGTTTTGGGCTGGCCGCTCTGGAAGCCATGGCCTGTGAAGTACCGATTATTTCTTCCGACGCCGGAGGGATTCCCGAAGTAAATATTCAGGGCAAAACCGGTTTTATTTCAGCCATTGGCGATTTTGCCGATATGGCTGAAAAAGCAGCGATTATCCTTCAGGATGATCAATTGCCTATTTTTCGGGCTCATGCACTGGCTCGGGCGAAAGAATTTGATATTAATCGTATTTTACCGAGGTACGAATTTTTCTACGAAAAGGTATTGAAACAAAGCACCATAGCAGGGTATCAGGTAGCAGAGTAG
- a CDS encoding sterol desaturase family protein, with translation MEPQKIKPKNNGTKQLFDNPILEALSRTHIAIPVSLFFILGAVLGWYAFTHTDLTNWLIGVLFVVGLIAFTFVEYWMHRSVYHIEPTTPARAKFQYTTHGVHHEYPKDKSRLAMPPILAVIISGTLFAIFFLLMGEAAYAFFPGFIWGYAGYLLVHYCVHAYAPPKNFLKHLWINHAIHHYKDGNVVFGVSSPLWDYIFNTMDDKRQSKDTSKAMETL, from the coding sequence ATGGAACCACAGAAAATCAAGCCGAAAAATAACGGCACCAAACAGCTTTTCGATAATCCCATTCTAGAAGCTCTTTCCCGGACCCACATTGCGATTCCGGTTTCTTTGTTTTTTATTCTTGGAGCCGTATTGGGCTGGTACGCATTCACGCATACGGATCTAACCAACTGGTTGATCGGCGTTTTGTTCGTTGTAGGCCTGATTGCATTTACGTTCGTTGAGTACTGGATGCACCGTAGCGTATACCATATTGAGCCCACTACACCTGCTCGGGCAAAGTTTCAGTATACTACGCACGGCGTACACCACGAATACCCGAAAGATAAAAGCCGTCTGGCGATGCCTCCGATCCTGGCCGTGATCATTTCCGGTACGCTGTTCGCTATTTTCTTCCTGTTGATGGGTGAAGCAGCGTATGCGTTTTTCCCGGGCTTCATCTGGGGATACGCCGGTTATTTGCTCGTGCACTATTGTGTACACGCGTACGCACCACCGAAGAACTTTTTAAAGCATTTGTGGATTAATCATGCAATCCATCATTACAAGGACGGCAACGTAGTATTTGGCGTATCCTCTCCACTTTGGGATTATATATTTAATACCATGGATGATAAACGCCAAAGTAAGGATACCAGCAAGGCTATGGAAACGCTGTAA